From the genome of Winogradskyella forsetii, one region includes:
- a CDS encoding helix-turn-helix domain-containing protein translates to MKAQKQHWRKKTYQKVTLETKLLVVDQILNGQISTNFASKKYDVPRTTITYWLRKYSTLVQQNNGMSKDKEIKKLKEKIEELEFQKDFQQDIIADMELITGVDMSKKSLPKTLAKEIELKKKARIKENGSMDVLGYLNKPSTKDSKHNKNNK, encoded by the coding sequence ATGAAAGCACAAAAACAGCACTGGCGAAAAAAAACCTACCAAAAAGTAACTCTGGAAACTAAACTTTTAGTCGTTGACCAAATCTTAAACGGTCAGATATCTACAAACTTTGCCTCTAAAAAGTATGATGTTCCCAGAACCACCATTACCTATTGGTTGAGAAAATACAGTACCTTAGTCCAACAAAACAATGGTATGAGTAAAGACAAGGAAATTAAAAAACTTAAGGAAAAGATTGAAGAACTAGAGTTTCAAAAAGACTTCCAGCAAGACATTATCGCTGATATGGAACTTATTACAGGAGTGGATATGTCAAAAAAGTCATTGCCCAAAACATTGGCAAAAGAGATAGAGCTAAAGAAAAAAGCCCGTATAAAAGAAAATGGCTCTATGGATGTTTTGGGATATCTAAACAAGCCTTCTACAAAAGACTCAAAACACAACAAAAACAACAAATAG
- a CDS encoding IS3 family transposase: protein MSKQAFYKRLKTQQKQQIDHQKLIKMVKDYRKKVGSKTGGIKLHKELKQDFTNANIKIGRDKFYRFLRYNNLLVPKRKNYITTTNSNHMYKKYKNLIKGQVPSRPEQLWVSDITYIKTENGHNYLALVTDAYSKQIMGYKLDNHMRTSLCTDALAMAINNRKYPKKQLIHHSDRGFQYCNPKYTEFAESNNITMSMTEQYDPYENAVAERINRTLKYEYGLKQTIKNTDLAQKMTEQAVHVYNNLRTHFSLDLRKPAEVHLNPNIKYKSYRKNNVNLPELTI from the coding sequence ATATCTAAACAAGCCTTCTACAAAAGACTCAAAACACAACAAAAACAACAAATAGACCATCAAAAACTAATCAAAATGGTAAAGGACTACCGTAAAAAAGTAGGCTCTAAAACTGGTGGAATCAAACTTCATAAGGAGCTTAAACAAGACTTTACTAACGCCAATATTAAAATAGGTAGAGACAAGTTCTATCGCTTTTTAAGGTATAATAACTTACTGGTTCCTAAACGCAAAAACTACATCACCACAACAAACTCTAATCACATGTACAAAAAATATAAAAACCTCATTAAAGGCCAAGTTCCTAGCAGACCAGAACAACTCTGGGTAAGTGATATCACATACATTAAAACAGAAAATGGTCACAACTACTTAGCACTAGTGACAGACGCCTATTCTAAACAGATTATGGGCTATAAACTCGATAACCATATGAGAACATCACTTTGCACAGATGCACTCGCTATGGCCATTAATAACAGAAAATATCCAAAGAAGCAGCTCATTCACCATTCAGACAGAGGATTCCAGTACTGCAATCCCAAGTACACAGAATTTGCAGAAAGCAACAACATCACAATGAGCATGACCGAACAATATGACCCTTACGAAAACGCTGTTGCAGAACGTATTAACAGAACCCTAAAGTACGAATATGGTCTAAAGCAAACCATTAAGAACACAGATCTGGCTCAAAAAATGACTGAGCAAGCTGTCCATGTTTATAACAATCTAAGAACTCATTTTAGCCTGGATCTAAGAAAACCTGCCGAAGTACATTTGAATCCTAACATCAAATACAAATCCTATAGAAAAAATAATGTAAATTTACCTGAACTAACGATTTAA
- a CDS encoding DUF4468 domain-containing protein, translated as MRTFIILTFILTGFIGKAQVVVDSINGKIYVDRVQEIELKKKKLKDKANRWVAKTYNNSNYVTRINNEDNILTKGAFDVGADFTAYGATVYSSRKVEYTLDLKFKDGRYKIEISDLLFDGTDAAMSLAVYFMSLEEYREFSLKAMENYDGIGKKAAIKRIKNDKKFKKDYESQQNYGKKIIPQIVKKLEQIDLSLLSFLKNKDDKDDW; from the coding sequence ATGAGAACATTTATAATACTGACATTTATTTTAACTGGATTTATTGGAAAAGCGCAAGTTGTGGTTGATTCAATAAACGGAAAAATTTATGTTGACCGAGTTCAAGAAATCGAATTAAAGAAAAAGAAATTAAAGGATAAAGCAAATCGTTGGGTTGCTAAAACTTATAACAACTCGAACTATGTTACTCGAATTAATAACGAAGACAACATTTTGACAAAAGGAGCTTTTGATGTTGGTGCTGACTTCACAGCTTATGGAGCAACCGTTTACTCTTCCCGAAAAGTAGAATATACTCTTGACTTGAAATTCAAAGATGGACGATATAAAATCGAGATATCTGATTTACTTTTCGACGGAACTGATGCTGCAATGTCGTTGGCTGTATATTTTATGAGTTTAGAAGAGTATCGTGAGTTTAGCCTAAAAGCAATGGAAAACTATGACGGAATTGGAAAAAAAGCAGCAATCAAACGAATAAAAAACGACAAGAAATTTAAAAAAGACTACGAATCACAACAGAATTATGGAAAAAAAATAATTCCGCAGATAGTCAAAAAACTTGAACAGATTGACTTAAGTTTATTAAGCTTTTTAAAAAATAAAGACGATAAAGACGATTGGTAA
- a CDS encoding WG repeat-containing protein, which yields MNDIFKTIFLFIISVNCFSQELKVFEIDSLFGYKNDAGIIIKPQYQYANEFVENKAIVYKNNKAGVINTNNKLIIPFEYNKIYFLNDSLIYVKNRTKYYHEYKCGVLNKNNQVVLPLIFSEIYLKNEKLFVEKQKDSLISETQFTDTRNIKKTYGIYDLNGKPILEPVYDWFKKIGSDTLRVSKGQYYAMVKSNGEFLTNLKYTAFGDFHNNRAAVRIDSSYGFINKSGYEIIKPQFYSVSKYYNKTTVFRKHNGQVGFMDINGKILYESVYEILRYPHLECAAARKNEKWGLIDLKGNTLVPFTHNDYIREFEGIIAFKKNNKWAIFDQKGNQLTEYKFESLFVFGSKESPSSSFWKLKENGFKESLGLVEESNKYAVINSKGEYIVPLSESKNQVFESLEKLKIR from the coding sequence ATGAACGACATTTTCAAAACCATATTTCTTTTTATTATTAGTGTTAATTGCTTTTCACAAGAACTAAAAGTATTTGAAATTGATAGTCTTTTTGGATATAAAAATGATGCAGGTATTATTATTAAACCTCAATACCAATACGCTAATGAATTTGTTGAAAACAAAGCAATCGTTTATAAAAACAATAAGGCTGGTGTAATTAATACCAATAACAAATTAATCATACCATTTGAATATAATAAAATCTACTTTTTAAATGATTCACTGATTTATGTTAAAAACAGAACAAAATACTATCACGAATATAAGTGTGGTGTTCTAAATAAAAATAATCAAGTAGTACTTCCACTAATATTCAGCGAGATTTATTTGAAAAATGAAAAATTGTTTGTAGAAAAACAAAAGGACAGCCTTATTTCAGAAACACAATTTACAGATACAAGAAATATTAAAAAAACATATGGAATTTATGATTTAAATGGCAAACCAATATTGGAACCTGTTTACGATTGGTTTAAAAAAATCGGTTCGGATACTTTACGAGTAAGTAAAGGACAATATTATGCTATGGTTAAAAGCAATGGAGAATTTCTAACTAATTTGAAATATACCGCATTTGGAGATTTTCATAATAATAGAGCTGCTGTTAGAATAGATAGTTCATATGGGTTTATCAATAAAAGTGGGTATGAAATTATAAAACCTCAATTCTACTCGGTTAGCAAATATTATAATAAAACAACTGTTTTCAGAAAACATAATGGTCAAGTAGGTTTTATGGACATTAACGGTAAAATATTATATGAATCCGTCTATGAAATTTTACGTTATCCTCATTTAGAGTGTGCAGCTGCAAGAAAAAATGAAAAATGGGGACTGATTGATTTAAAAGGAAACACTCTAGTTCCATTTACGCATAATGATTATATAAGAGAGTTTGAAGGAATAATTGCATTTAAGAAAAATAATAAATGGGCAATATTTGACCAAAAAGGCAATCAATTAACAGAATATAAGTTTGAATCCTTATTTGTATTTGGAAGCAAAGAATCACCATCTAGCTCTTTTTGGAAATTAAAGGAAAATGGATTTAAAGAATCTCTTGGATTGGTTGAAGAATCAAATAAGTATGCAGTTATTAATAGCAAAGGAGAATATATTGTTCCATTGAGTGAATCTAAAAATCAAGTTTTTGAATCATTGGAAAAACTAAAAATACGTTAG